The genomic DNA ATGCGCTCGTCTACCCTACCCGGCGGCTCGGCCGGGGGCAAAGTCGCCCGCAGCCGCCGACGGGCCACACTAGCGACATGGTGGAGGAGGCTGCGGACCCTGTCGCGAGCCGGGCCGACGAGGACGCCGAACGGTCCGATCGCACGGCCGGCTATCGGGTGGTTGACCAGCCCGAGAGCGTTGCGGGGAACCGGTTCTGGTGGGACGTGGATGCGGAGCGGTACCACGCCGAGCACGGCGCTTTCCTCGGCGCCGCGGATCTGGTGTGGGGGCCGGAGGGGCTGCCGGAGTCGGACGCGCGGCTGCTGGGCGAGGTGGCCGGGCTCGACGTGCTCGAGGTGGGCTGCGGGGGCGGGCAGGGGGCGCGCTGGGCCGCCGCTGCCGGGGCGCGGGTGGTCGGGGTGGACCTGTCGGCCGGCATGCTGGCGCAGGGCCGGCGCATCGAGGAGGGCTTGCGCCGCGGTTCCGGTCCCGCCGGGGCTGCTCCGGGTCCCGTCGGGGCTGCTGGGTGCCCCGCCCTCCCGGCGTACGTGCAGGCCGACGCGTGCGCCCTGCCCTTCGCGGACGGGTGCTTCGACCTGGCGTTCTCGGCGTACGGCGCCGTCCCGTTCGTCGCGGACTCCGCCGCGCTGATGCGGGAGGTGGCGCGAGTGCTGCGGCCCGGCGGCCGCTGGGTGTTCTCGGTGAGCCACCCGATCCGGTGGGCGTTCCCGGACGCGCCCGGGCCCGAGGGCCTGACGGTGATGCGCAGCTACTTCGACGAGACGCCGTACGTCGAGAGCCGCGGGGAGACGGTGACCTACGCGGAGCACCACCGAACCCTGGGTGACCGGGTCCGCGAGCTGGTCGCCGCGGGGTTCACGCTAACGGACCTGCTGGAACCGGAGTGGCCGGCCGGCAACGAGGCGGTGTGGGGCGGGTGGTCGCCGCTGCGCGGCCGGCTCATCCCCGGCACGGCGATCTTCGTGACCCGGCGGTGAGCGTCGGTGCCCACCAACGCTCACGGTGAGCAGGTCCCCTCGGCCGCCTCGCCCGAAACCCGCCGACGTAGGCCCCGGCGGCGCGGGCCCCGACGCCGGGGACGGCGGTGCCGTGTCGGGCTGGCGCTCTTGGTGGCGACGAGCCTCGCCCTGCTGGCCGACGGCATGCTGGGGAAACGCTGGCCTGAGCTGGTCGCGACCCGGCTGCATGTGGTCGGTCCGGGCCGTGCCGAGGGAGCCACGCCCCCCCCCGGTCGTCAGCCGGTCCGGCGGTGGCCGTGGTCGCCCCGGGATATGGCATGTCGGCGGAAGTCCTCGCCCGAGCCTTCGGCCCGCACCTCCAGGCCGGTCAGGTGCTGATCGTGGTGGATTACGGCAACCGTCAGGTGGATCCCAGCTCCGCCGCCGCCCTGGTGGACGCCGAGCTCGCCTGGCTGCGGCCGGCCACGGTCCGCTTCTACGGGGCGTCGATGGGTGGGCTCGTCGCGGCGGAGCTGGCCGATATGTACGCGGCCGCAGGATCTGCTTTCGGCCCCGCGGTTCTGGTCCTGGACTGCGCCGTCAGCGGGCCCGACACCGCGCGCTCGCCCGCGCTCGCGTTCGCGCTGGCGCGGCATTGGCGAGGCGGGCCGCTGAGCAGCGCCGTCGCGCGTGTCGTCGCCTCCATCGGGACCAGCGTGACTGCGCAGCCGCCGGCCGAGGAGGGCGCAGATGCCGGGCTGATCGACGCAGCGCGAAAGGCGGAGCGGGGCCTGTCCATGGCGATCCGGATGGGCCAGGCCGACTTCATCGGCAGTCACGCCGTCGGGTCGGCGGCACGCTCGACCACGGGGGGCCACGCGGGTCGAACGACCTATCTGTCCGGCGCGCACGCGGAGCGCGACCCCAGCGTCGACGTGCCGGCAGCCCGGCTGGCGTGGGCCCGCGCCTATCCCGGAATGGTGGAGCGCGAAGTCGCCGGGCGCGACGGCGCGTGGCACATCCCGCTGATCGAGCGCCCCCGCGAGTCGCTCGCGGCGTTGTGGGCCGGGTGACGCGGCCGTCCCCGCGACATGCCGCGCCTCCCTTCGCCGTCATGCAGGCCCGCGGGGTGGGCTCCGACCGTCCAGCGGTGACCCGCGGCGCGGGCGGGCGGATCGCCGCGGGACGGACGGTGTGGGCGGGCCGCAAGGGTTCCGGCCAGGATGGGCGGCATGACGTACGGCGCCAGCGAGCAGGGTCCCGCGCGCCGAGGTGAGCGGTCCCGGCGGCACCCGCCGTACGACCCCGAACTCGCCCCGCTCGTCGGAGCCGGCGCCGTCGACGGGCACCCGCTGCGCGCCGAGGACGTCTGGCGGCTCCGGGCCCTCAACGCCATGTGGCGACCCAGCGAGGACGACCTCAGCCAGGGCGGCGCCGTCTGCGCGGAGCAGCGCGTCGTGCCCGGCCGCGGGGAGGCCCCCTCGATCCCGGTCCTCATCCTGTGGCCGACGGC from Austwickia sp. includes the following:
- a CDS encoding class I SAM-dependent methyltransferase; this translates as MVEEAADPVASRADEDAERSDRTAGYRVVDQPESVAGNRFWWDVDAERYHAEHGAFLGAADLVWGPEGLPESDARLLGEVAGLDVLEVGCGGGQGARWAAAAGARVVGVDLSAGMLAQGRRIEEGLRRGSGPAGAAPGPVGAAGCPALPAYVQADACALPFADGCFDLAFSAYGAVPFVADSAALMREVARVLRPGGRWVFSVSHPIRWAFPDAPGPEGLTVMRSYFDETPYVESRGETVTYAEHHRTLGDRVRELVAAGFTLTDLLEPEWPAGNEAVWGGWSPLRGRLIPGTAIFVTRR